The genomic window CCagtcaaaacattaaaaaaaaatcttatattgATATACAGTTTTGTTattgctcttctttttttcttctttgaatcaTCTTTTGCGTTGTCATTGTCTTTTCCCttatcttcttgttctctATAATATGAACCATTGATTTCAATTGAGTTATACAACTAACCAAACCGTTTTGAAACCAATATCGATATATGTCTGTGCCATACAATTTACTATTAAGAACGATTaagatttggttttctatCAAGCTTGCTACAAAAGCATTCCAAGTTAAGGCAAAAGTAGATATTTATGTaccaattttcttattatatccgaagaaacaaaaaaaaaaagttattaataaTTCGTAGTATAGGATACTAGGATTTCAAACGCCTTGACGAAGGTAGATTTGTTCATAAAATCTTCAACCTCCTCCACTCCACCATAGCTTCACCAACCCACTTTAGAAAATGAAGTTGTTATCACTTATCATACATAAAGACAGCCAAGTTAGAACAAGTAAAACTCAGATATTATTCTCTTTGCCGAAGTGCCCATTTACATACATCATAGATCTACAATATGTTAGAGGATGATATGTGACATGTAATACCAATATCATATAGTTTCTCAACACTATTAACATATATACTatccaaaaatgtaaacaaaaatcaaataatcgAGGATGCCTTTTGATAATGTAACACTttagaaaaaagcaaaattgtGGAGCCACTCTAATTGCTGCTGCGAAAAATATGCTTTTAGAGGATGCACTCATCATACCTGTCATGTGTGAGACATTTGGTACCATCATTACCAGCTTCACCATCAAATCTTTAtccctctttctttttcattattagtttttacTAATAACAAGTTATTCATGTTAAGAGATGATCATAGAATAAGACTGAAAATTGTTGCAAACTTGTCGCTATGCTGTTCCAAATCATTTACCAGGATTGATTAGCGAGTAAACCATGTTTTAAGCAACGTTATAATTAAGTTTTCCTTGACGGTGGAAGacaataatttgataaaaacataaaaagggGCTTGACTAGTCAGTCTTGCAtgtaattaatgattttttcacATCATTCTTGGATGGGATCAAGACTTCACCTAAATGCATTTAAGTATTTATGAAATCTACCAAACAAAACCTTCTTTGATTTGCCCATTTCGACCACtactttgttgttttgtactAGGTAACAACTATTATGCTACTTGtgtgatttaatttttaagacCTTTATTATGACAAAgttaagaaattatataattcCTACAAATACGAAATACtagtgataaaaaaaatcatagccttttgaaattatcaaaatagtTCTACCAAACACAGTGAAATAAGATCAAACCTTTCCAACTGAACTAACAATAGAAGAAAGTAGGAAACAGTTTGATAACATTCTCCATATAGTAGCatcaattaattatataagattaaaGTTTCTTCCCCTACTATTGCCGACactatatttatatgttttggtgAATTTATAGTTCACCCAACAttttatctttcaaatttataaattttatagaGCATTTTGACACTACCTTTAAATTTCAATAtggaaaatcatatataagttataaccattgaaacaaaaacttcaGACCAAGTTTATATCATCAACAATACCATCATAGTTAAAAATTTGGAATTGAGAATGGTTGTAGCAAAACTGTTTtaactttgaatttttttaagataaaacTATactgttattttatataattttgcaGTTTATAATGGCATTTATTGCAGTTGATGTCTAAACAAACTTTCCAATCAAACATACTTCAGAAACCTGTCTCATGAcgttgtaataataataatatagcaaaatcaagaaacaacataattcactaaaaataaagtaagtaaaagaaagaaagaaagagatagtGGCTCAAGTCTCAAACTCAATCAAAAGCACCAAACCAAAGTTACCAAACTTCTCATcaccaaaagagagaagaagaagaaagaaacagagaatcgCCAtggcagagaaagagaagaaaacaaaaaagaagaagaagaaagagaagcatCAATCTTCCGACATCTCTTTCAAGCCTTCTTCAGACGTAAAAGGACTCAAATTCGGCGGCCAAATAATCGTCAAATCATTCACAATCCGACGAGCAAGAACATTCGAGCTTCTTAAACTCCTCTCTCtcccttcttcatcatcaccgCCGCTTCTTTCCACGGCGGCTTACCTTCCGACAAACTTCACAATCCTTGCACACCACGCATGGCACACACTAACACTAGGTCTCGGAACAAGAAAGTCCAAAGTTGTGGTCTTCGTGTTCGAAACAGAGGCGATGAAATCATCCGTTGTGGCGGCGGAAGGAGGAATCTGGCCATCGGAGATTCCATTGGGAGATgtgaacaagaagatgatcagAAAGTTAAAGAACTGGGAGATGGCAAGGTTTAAGTTCAGAAAAGGTTGTATCACGTTTTACGTTTACGCCGTGAGAAACGCCGGAAATGAAGGGTTTGCGGCGGCGGAGGACTTAAAGGTAATATTACAAGCGGTGGTGGCATTGAAAGATTTCATGGATCACACCGCAATGCTTGTAATGCCCCACCAGAAAAGTATTAATTACAGCTCTTGTCCTCCTTTTGCCATGGCTCACTGAACTTTGAACAATATTATACAAGTGGGccctcttctcttttttcttttctttttactccttttttttgttgatatagaaaaaaaagttcggattattatttatttttggttccATAATGGGGttgtttgttattaatttcctgtatttttttctttgatttgggtGGAAGATTGTTGGTATGAATAAGATTAAAACTGTTGAGTTGGGTTGGTTTTGTTCGTGCATTTCATCCATAGTGATCAGAAGCTGAATCTCACTTAGAATTCTTAGGTAAATCTTAAAAAATGTGGAAGAATTGGAAGATTGGagaaatatatgtatgaaaaatatttacatttcaTTAGTTAGtcaattttttcatataaattaaatttcttgttttttctaatttcacatgttttttttatcaataagaTTTTTCTTCAGATCCtataaatcatcattttagtATATGTTATGATTTTCAGAGCTTAGTTTTAAGTGTCATTATACATATATGACGCATCAACCGAATAAAGTTAGAAGAAGCGAGTGTTAAGGGTAGTATGTTATCCTATATTTTCTATGTAGTTGTGATGTCTCTGCACATTACAATCTAGTATTGGTGTATTGATCTCAGGTCACAACCGCACACTTACATTACATGTCTACTTCTACATGGTCTCACCCAAATATGATTTGAATGAGACTAGAATTTACTACAGTATTTCATATATTAACAATTCTGTAACATTGTCATGTCAAGATATGTTAACAATGTAAAGTCATAGTTTTACAACATGTCATAGTTGTCCAATGATACTACTACTACACATTGTCATATTTCTTAGTCTTTTAAACCTTTGTCGGGTCAAAGTATGATTGGTCGAGGAATCGGCATTTAGAAATCTTCAACTGATGCTAATCTCATGGCCTAGAAAGACATAATTATCTTGTAGATAAGGTTATGTTTCTAAACGCTTATATTGCTTTATAGGTTGATGGACCATCTATATCCAACATAAAGATCACAAGTCACACAAATCAATGTTTTTAAGCGTAACGCTGAAGCAAATTTTATGGAAGTTCcactttatttaaataaaaggAATCagcgaaaaaataattaacaaaaaaatcttaaaattaggATAATCCGAAATTAAACACAAAGCTGATGATCTCTCAAATCCAAAGTTCCTCAGAACCATTATGTTAGGATTTTCCAGACAAATACTACTACATAGACAATCTCCTTAGTACTTACATGCACCATTGCTTGGGTTGTTCCCTACGATCATACCAGTTCCACTGAAGTTACAAGCACCATCAGTGCGGCCGTGGCTCTGGAAATAAGCATTCATAACAAAAGATGCGTGCGTCCTCAAACTGCTCGGGTTAAAGCACGAACCACCAGCTTGGATCGGTTTACAGTCAACACCCTGACCACACACCCAATTAATACTGTCTTGCAGCTGAGTATTCGTCGCCCCGGACCTCGCTACACACCATTTACCGCCGGCAGTACTAGGTGCGGGCAATGCTGGGCGGCCTCCACCGCCTTGTCCGTTTCGGAGAAGACCAACATCGTAAACCGGGGAGAAATCTGCTCGGAAAAGTCCCCAGTTACGCTCTGCGGTCGGACCGGGTTTGCCTTCTTCGTTGAAGAGACCGAAAATGTATGTCTCGAACCGTCTGTTAGGCATGAGAGGTGTCCCTTGGCCTTGTGCACGTTTGATAATGTTGAGGTTGAACCAAGCAGCATTCGCAGGCGAGCACCAAGGTGCGTCACAAGCAGATGGCCAGCCAGTCTCGCCAACGACAATGTTAACATCACCGTATCCAAGAGCTTTCATGGCTGAGTATGTCGAGTCCATGAGTGCATCAAACATGTTGGTGTAGACGTGGCGGGTGAACGGGTCACGGACTGCCTTGTACGGTGTTCGGAAAATTGCGAAGTTGACGTTTTTGGGGTCAAAACCAAAGTAAGGGTACGGGTTAACCATGAAAGGTGACTTGGTTCGGCGATGGTAAGCTAGGATTGGAGCCAATATGCCTTTGTCCCAACCCGGCCTGAATCTACCGCTGCTTGGTGCACCGGTCAGGTCATAGGCTATGATGTTAAGTGAGTGTGCGGTTGTAACCTGAGATCAATTGCAACAAATAGTAGTATTAGAATCAATTGTTACCTACCAATCTCCAACAATTTTCATATGATAATCATGTTGGTCTAAATTTCCTATGAAATTGGTACATTATCTCATTTACCTAGGATCACATATATCATGATGTAATAAAGGAAACATAAGGCATGGCAGACAGATGAACGAATCTAAGGACAATAGGATAACCTTGGACGGTGATGAGATAAGCACGTGGGATAGTCTAAATGGTCAGATCTTAATCCAATCGCTAAcattttcaagtttcaaatctttgaattttgctttgggaatttatttttttcctctttttaagaaactaacaaTATACAAGTtggatgaaaaaaagaaagaagcaaacgCAACATTCTACGTTTGCGTGAAATTTTGGATTTCAAGTTAGATAACAGAcgaaaaaatagagattgaatctaatttttcaaaataatcaatttttgttttgcatatttttttcaacgttgtttttcaactttataCATATGCGCAATCAATGCATTATCTCTGATataaaaaagggaaagaaaaaaaaacagtgcATTTTTCACGCCAATCATCAATTCACTATTAATAATTACAATTTCTTTtagttaaagaaaattaaaactagGTAAAAAAgttaagtaaacaaaaaaaaaaaaaactttcccACTAGcaaatatcaaattcaaagttgagatttcaaaattttttatCTGAAATTTATACAATAATGAACATCAAACttaactttaattttatttaccaaaaccaaacaaatattctACTTATTccttaaaatagaaaaatctgaaaaatagagagaaagcTGACCTTAACATCTCTGACACCAGCACGAACCAAAGCGTTGTTAAGATTCCTCATCGCCGGTAAGAGATTATTGATCATGTTATTATCTCCGGTGAGCAGAATCTCATTTCCGACTGAGATATACTTAATCTTCGTCTGAGGATGAAACGGCAAAATGTTAACCGAAACCCACCGACGAGCTTGTCTTCCGTTAGCCAACGCCGGAATATCACCGTTAGGAACGGTGACAACGACGGAGATACCAGTTCCAGCGAAGGCACGTAGGATATCGGGATTCACATCGAAGATCTTGACGCTATCAATCGAAGTTTGTGTCTTGATAAAGTTAGCCACCTGAGTCGGTGGTGGGAGGTTTCCGAGAGTTCCGTAGTTAACACCGATGGCGGAGATCACGGCGGGGATGGTGAGGAATACGGCGGCgcagaggaggaggagaagagagattgacGGTGGCGCTTTGGccatctttttatatttcgGAAATGAGAAAACCAAACGATTCCAAGTGAAACCCGTGAATCGTTTGAgttgtgtttttattattacgacgaatagatttttttattcttatcgagaaagtatttataataaaaattaatagatatGACCGTTTTGTATAGCGTATACGTGTGTATATTTTTAGTGAGGAACAGCTGGATTTTGTGgaaagcaaaataaaagaagaagtttgtgttgtctttgtttttcatgtGCGTCGGCTTAAATTTAGGCCGTTGtaaattattgaaaaagtGGATTTTGTTGTGACCGTGGAAactttagttaattaatttggCTAATTATAGAGTCTGCTTTTGTTTGGATAATCAATTtgtcatctttttctttaatggtTTTTGGCTGGTAAATACTCATACTATCCAAGTTTAATCTAAAAATATACCTCTTTCTTGTTAATCGTAATTTTACAATCCTAATTTTATCCAGATACGGATGAactatatttgaaaaaaaggAACTAAAGTGaagttaagaaaacaaaagagagatcgagtgttgttttttcttggataCGTTTATTAAAAGATGTTCTTAATGAGGTCAAAGGAGACTATCTGAGTTTTTACTGCTaaacttaaaactaaaaaaaaaatcgattagTAATATTGATGTATCAACGAAATGTATATGGTTAAATAttaagtgaaaagaaaaagaagagagatcgACGCGGTTTGGGATAATGCCATTGGCCCATTGGACACGTGTTTGTAGGAGGAATAGTTTGGAGTTTGAACACTACGGACCAAAGTCAAAGAGATTCGAAGTATGAAGATGTTGTTGAGGAAGCTGATTCGAAGTAACTTTTACCGACACGCTTTAGCCATTTGTTATGCTTTCTTTGGGAAAAGAAGATCCGCGTCCATGTCTCATTGTTAACAGTTTATTGTCATTTTCAATGACATGGTTACACTCAttgcacacacacacaaaccacgtaattttgtatttttttaattaaatccCATCCTTATTTTTTGCAATAACAAATTACCATTGTTACTTTTTAATGATATCACATAAAATAATCGATGCCACTCGATAGCCCTTTAGACTAACAATATGTTTGTTGAAGTATGCCACAATGTTTGAAGTGAGCCGGCTCAATGCTCTCATGGTGGTTTAGTAGTTTAACTTGAGAACTTACAACagttttctcc from Arabidopsis thaliana chromosome 3, partial sequence includes these protein-coding regions:
- a CDS encoding uncharacterized protein (unknown protein; Has 21 Blast hits to 21 proteins in 8 species: Archae - 0; Bacteria - 0; Metazoa - 0; Fungi - 0; Plants - 21; Viruses - 0; Other Eukaryotes - 0 (source: NCBI BLink).) → MAEKEKKTKKKKKKEKHQSSDISFKPSSDVKGLKFGGQIIVKSFTIRRARTFELLKLLSLPSSSSPPLLSTAAYLPTNFTILAHHAWHTLTLGLGTRKSKVVVFVFETEAMKSSVVAAEGGIWPSEIPLGDVNKKMIRKLKNWEMARFKFRKGCITFYVYAVRNAGNEGFAAAEDLKVILQAVVALKDFMDHTAMLVMPHQKSINYSSCPPFAMAH
- a CDS encoding O-Glycosyl hydrolases family 17 protein (O-Glycosyl hydrolases family 17 protein; FUNCTIONS IN: cation binding, hydrolase activity, hydrolyzing O-glycosyl compounds, catalytic activity; INVOLVED IN: carbohydrate metabolic process; LOCATED IN: cell wall; EXPRESSED IN: 24 plant structures; EXPRESSED DURING: 15 growth stages; CONTAINS InterPro DOMAIN/s: X8 (InterPro:IPR012946), Glycoside hydrolase, catalytic core (InterPro:IPR017853), Glycoside hydrolase, family 17 (InterPro:IPR000490), Glycoside hydrolase, subgroup, catalytic core (InterPro:IPR013781); BEST Arabidopsis thaliana protein match is: glycosyl hydrolase family 17 protein (TAIR:AT2G39640.1); Has 2877 Blast hits to 2804 proteins in 154 species: Archae - 0; Bacteria - 2; Metazoa - 3; Fungi - 42; Plants - 2822; Viruses - 0; Other Eukaryotes - 8 (source: NCBI BLink).) → MAKAPPSISLLLLLCAAVFLTIPAVISAIGVNYGTLGNLPPPTQVANFIKTQTSIDSVKIFDVNPDILRAFAGTGISVVVTVPNGDIPALANGRQARRWVSVNILPFHPQTKIKYISVGNEILLTGDNNMINNLLPAMRNLNNALVRAGVRDVKVTTAHSLNIIAYDLTGAPSSGRFRPGWDKGILAPILAYHRRTKSPFMVNPYPYFGFDPKNVNFAIFRTPYKAVRDPFTRHVYTNMFDALMDSTYSAMKALGYGDVNIVVGETGWPSACDAPWCSPANAAWFNLNIIKRAQGQGTPLMPNRRFETYIFGLFNEEGKPGPTAERNWGLFRADFSPVYDVGLLRNGQGGGGRPALPAPSTAGGKWCVARSGATNTQLQDSINWVCGQGVDCKPIQAGGSCFNPSSLRTHASFVMNAYFQSHGRTDGACNFSGTGMIVGNNPSNGACKY